The genomic region CCGACGCTGGCCATGCTGTGTATATTGAAAGGCCCAGTGAGTTTAATGAGCAGGTCATTCATCACGTGGAGCTTGTGAATTCCGGTAGGTTTAGTGAGTATGTTAAGCGTGAGGAGAGGGTAACCTATACGTGATTTTATCCTGCCGTTAAAATCAATCACTTAATCTTTGCCTGATCCTCTGGCTTAACGATCCACCTATCAACATACCTACTCATGTTCTGAAGAACCACTATCCTACTCGGCTCATCCTCATCCATGTACCTAAAGTTACCACCAAGCCTATTAATCTCCTCAAGTAGCCTCATGGCCCACTCCCTAACCTCCTCATGCCTAAGCATATCACTCCTCTTCAGCCTAAATGTGGAGTGGCCCAGGTGCATGTAGGACTTAACCTCGATGAAGTGTGGATTGCCGATTAGCATGAGCTTCGCGAATTCGGGTATGTACTTGAAGTCGTAGTTAAGGCTTCTAATCAGGGTTATCCTAATGACGGTTCTAGTATTCAATTTACTCAGTAACTCAAGGCTCCTTAACCACCTCTCCCACGCATCCTCCCTGTACATCACAGGTACATTAATCCTATAGAACAACTCCTTATTTGGCGCATTGCAGGATAGGTACAACTGCGTTGGCAGCGCATCTTCACGCTGTAGCCTTTCTAGCATCTCTGGGTGCTCTCCATTAGTGACTATGAATACGGACTTAGTACTCGGTAAACTCTTGAGGTACTTAACAAGCTGCGGTAGTTTTGGGTACAGTGTCGGCTCCCCAGAAAGTGATATTGACCAATGCGTTGGCACCAGGGCCTCCTTAGCCCTCTCCTTGGACTTCGGGTTCCCGAAGTAGCCTGTCAATAGCCTATACCTCTCCTTGAGTATTCCCTGAATCAACTCCTCAGGATCATCAACCAAGCCCTCACTGGGTACGAAGGAGTCGAAGGACTCCGTAGGTCTCCAACAATAGACGCACCTATTACTGCATATCATACCCACTGGGCTAAATTCAGCGCATCTATGAGAACCACCTGCTGGTGCTCCATAGAACTTAAACTTATAGCAACTCTGTCCCTTAACCAAGGCGCTTTTTGTCCAATGGCATAACTCAACGGTTGAGTGGTTATATATGCCGTAGCTAGCCTTTATTAATTTCGTCTTTGTCTCGTCAGTGATTCGTATCCTAATCCTACCATTAACCTCACCAATTGTGTGATACTTCAGTGACTCCTTAATTGCCTGCTCAATTTTCTCCATTAATATCAAGCCATTATGTCCTAATTTAAAATATAAACTTTTATCTAGTCATTAATTTAGCTAAATAACGCCACCACCAATCCTCCTCCAAAGCGTGGAATACCAGGTCGGCGTGGTTAATTCGCTAATGCTAACGGACCTATCGGGAGTGTATGGCTTAATGTCCAGTATCGGTGTACCATCGAATAGGTCAAGCCCAGAAACCCTGAGGAACCTTCCATCCCTACTAACGAGCCTAACAATACTAAGGCCGATGGGGTTTGGCCTATGTGGTGAGTCTGACGCGAATACGCCAACTTCGGGTAATTCATCAAGGCTTACCCCAAACTTCACAAGCCTCCTGGGCTTAACCACAAGGATATTTCGTTGATCCCTAGTGACTTTATTAAACAACGAGATTAATATTATGTGTGAGAAGCCGTCAATGTTTCTCAGTCCATCAACAAACTCCTCAAAAACCTCAATA from Vulcanisaeta distributa DSM 14429 harbors:
- the tsaA gene encoding tRNA (N6-threonylcarbamoyladenosine(37)-N6)-methyltransferase TrmO encodes the protein MDIKEIMNIIKKNGLLSALIIELLRDNDAYNELSKYFVVNNDGLFLRPIGIVRHGLSDDVVRASGKGVDGVIEVFEEFVDGLRNIDGFSHIILISLFNKVTRDQRNILVVKPRRLVKFGVSLDELPEVGVFASDSPHRPNPIGLSIVRLVSRDGRFLRVSGLDLFDGTPILDIKPYTPDRSVSISELTTPTWYSTLWRRIGGGVI
- the twy1 gene encoding 4-demethylwyosine synthase TYW1, with the protein product MEKIEQAIKESLKYHTIGEVNGRIRIRITDETKTKLIKASYGIYNHSTVELCHWTKSALVKGQSCYKFKFYGAPAGGSHRCAEFSPVGMICSNRCVYCWRPTESFDSFVPSEGLVDDPEELIQGILKERYRLLTGYFGNPKSKERAKEALVPTHWSISLSGEPTLYPKLPQLVKYLKSLPSTKSVFIVTNGEHPEMLERLQREDALPTQLYLSCNAPNKELFYRINVPVMYREDAWERWLRSLELLSKLNTRTVIRITLIRSLNYDFKYIPEFAKLMLIGNPHFIEVKSYMHLGHSTFRLKRSDMLRHEEVREWAMRLLEEINRLGGNFRYMDEDEPSRIVVLQNMSRYVDRWIVKPEDQAKIK